The proteins below are encoded in one region of Huiozyma naganishii CBS 8797 chromosome 7, complete genome:
- the BIL1 gene encoding Bil1p (similar to Saccharomyces cerevisiae YOR304C-A; ancestral locus Anc_8.781) encodes MAADTHSEDSSKAASLKDVPLDKAQEGKPANKTVTIFELTSEIEQALKGIEEKMSQNEKDFLGSITQIETQLEQFKS; translated from the coding sequence ATGGCAGCTGACACTCATTCTGAAGACTCTTCGAAGGCAGCATCGTTGAAGGATGTACCCTTGGACAAAGCACAAGAAGGGAAACCGGCAAACAAAACGGTCACTATCTTTGAGCTGACAAGTGAGATTGAACAGGCGTTGAAGGGAATCGAAGAGAAGATGTCTCAGAATGAGAAGGACTTTCTGGGCAGCATCACACAGATCGAGACCCAATTAGAACAGTTCAAAAGTTAA
- the TIM18 gene encoding Tim18p (similar to Saccharomyces cerevisiae TIM18 (YOR297C); ancestral locus Anc_8.767) — protein sequence MFGLKCALSRSCLASNSSSSLWRAASIRRTYILPMAKKHSSTKEAPAVESTEPQAVVGKLKPPKSPLNEYQAAYQRIISYTLIPVTIIPFYTAYAGIALYPTLDFAISSLFIAYCHYGFKSLILEYLPTAKFPRTHRFSTWGLYLASLLSMCGVYQLETENNGVFDLIARLWNYDERNLYVFGKN from the coding sequence ATGTTTGGTTTGAAGTGTGCTCTATCCAGGTCATGCTTGGCCTCGAACAGCTCATCTTCCCTTTGGAGAGCAGCGTCTATTAGAAGAACGTACATCCTGCCAATGGCTAAGAAGCACAGCTCTACAAAGGAGGCACCTGCTGTGGAGAGCACAGAACCACAAGCAGTCGTGGGGAAACTAAAACCACCGAAGAGTCCGCTAAACGAGTACCAGGCTGCTTACCAGCGCATCATTTCGTACACGCTAATCCCTGTCACCATAATCCCATTCTATACAGCGTACGCTGGGATCGCATTGTATCCGACCCTCGATTTTGCAATTTCCAGTCTGTTCATTGCATATTGTCACTACGGGTTCAAAAGCCTCATACTGGAGTACTTACCTACCGCGAAATTCCCAAGAACGCATAGATTCTCAACGTGGGGGTTGTACTTGGCGTCTCTCTTGAGTATGTGTGGGGTGTATCAACTTGAGACGGAAAACAACGGTGTCTTCGATTTGATAGCACGGTTGTGGAATTACGATGAACGAAATCTGTACGTTTTCGGTAAAAACTAA
- the BUD7 gene encoding exomer complex subunit (similar to Saccharomyces cerevisiae BCH1 (YMR237W) and BUD7 (YOR299W); ancestral locus Anc_8.772): MISQCSIPEVKEEVIGYALDERKQRLGQFQDLGPPDLITLVKYLPSSGNTNTTNTPNTGAKADSATLTSTDPSLLLNGLHSHDKLKGEVGTFFYSVGADTSDPASITIFLKNIADLIAEEPQNWFSKKKSFQVARISLSTWNSFRKCDMNIVVHMPGTVSMFVLDSNGEQLHIDPESDDGKIIWAEVFVSDVARALMLMKDNYEDGESQHLVETVIINPLSAGEIDKVADTFIKIFPIVYENGEFLGSPCDVINVSKTNNYLAETLLEVVSLTNSVAQCKEMLLKLMERYPEALILLVRVMLANDMEIDAIQLIHNQLEEIENYDAASETTKKPLFPLDYKSELLCVEAEFLLMNKKDFKLAQMLAQSAVNCAPSEFKPWHLLTNAYIKLNDIENALLSLNACPMSSLKEKYILKRIVPFPADNSLHLPLPVDVLLDEVTTLDPQEVQKEHQTADQALVNLAAANLKSTFQIAYKSLTSLVQITGWETLLRIRSKIFVMEDEYQNSSEELHNPRVSNDGASLDTSTSTLRVKRLCERWLDNLFMLLYEDLKTYTMWQSEQLYFEAQNSSYTKLTFEWELYGLCARRLGHFPEAARSFQQGLLQRFSPQSARKLLEYCVNERERVRQLSNVPNSKMTSSQIMTRVSELDSSIIDLCVKIYCWNHRWYIEFSRQVIQSMAVVIQDLGITKVSNEIASKYPETVAKLMKDDVLDFFTKYTNDYYDL; encoded by the coding sequence ATGATTTCCCAGTGCTCAATTCCGGAAGTTAAGGAGGAGGTGATCGGCTATGCGCTAGATGAGCGTAAACAAAGACTGGGCCAATTTCAGGATCTCGGTCCTCCAGACTTGATAACTCTGGTGAAATATTTACCGTCATCCGGTAACACCAACACTACTAATACCCCCAATACTGGTGCAAAGGCGGACTCTGCAACACTTACCAGCACAGACCCATCGTTACTTTTGAATGGATTACACTCTCATGATAAGTTAAAGGGTGAAGTAGGGACATTTTTCTACTCTGTAGGTGCTGACACCTCGGATCCAGCATCAATTACCATCTTTCTGAAGAACATTGCAGACCTTATCGCAGAAGAGCCTCAGAACTGGTTCAGCAAGAAAAAGAGTTTCCAAGTGGCTAGGATCTCTTTATCCACATGGAACTCTTTCAGAAAATGTGACATGAATATCGTTGTGCACATGCCTGGTACAGTTAGCATGTTTGTGCTCGACTCTAATGGTGAACAACTGCATATCGATCCTGAGTCCGATGATGGGAAAATTATTTGGGCGGAAGTGTTTGTCAGCGACGTTGCAAGAGCGTTGATGCTAATGAAGGACAACTACGAGGACGGAGAGTCCCAACACTTGGTGGAAACCGTGATTATCAACCCGCTATCAGCCGGTGAAATTGATAAAGTGGCTGATACTTTCATTAAGATATTTCCGATCGTTTACGAAAATGGGGAGTTTTTAGGGAGTCCCTGCGACGTCATTAACGTTTCTAAGACGAATAACTACCTTGCGGAAACGTTGCTCGAGGTTGTCTCTCTGACTAACTCGGTAGCGCAATGCAAAGAGATGCTACTAAAGCTTATGGAACGTTACCCTGAGGCACTTATTTTGCTTGTTCGTGTCATGTTGGCTAACGATATGGAGATCGATGCTATTCAATTGATTCACAATCAACTAGAAGAGATCGAGAATTACGATGCCGCTTCAGAAACTACCAAGAAGCCGCTATTCCCACTGGATTACAAGTCAGAACTTCTGTGTGTTGAAGCTGAGTTTTTACtgatgaacaagaaagACTTCAAATTGGCGCAGATGCTGGCACAAAGTGCAGTGAACTGTGCTCCAAGTGAATTTAAACCTTGGCACTTATTGACGAATGCTTATATTAAATTGAACGACATCGAGAACGCGTTGCTGAGCCTGAACGCGTGCCCGATGTCCTCTTTAAAGGAGAAATACATCTTGAAAAGAATTGTACCATTCCCTGCGGATAATTCGCTACACCTGCCCCTACCGGTCGACGTCTTATTAGACGAGGTGACGACCCTAGATCCACAAGAAGTACAGAAAGAACATCAGACTGCAGACCAGGCGCTGGTAAATCTAGCAGCTGCCAACCTGAAGTCCACTTTCCAAATCGCGTATAAATCACTAACCAGTCTCGTACAAATCACTGGCTGGGAGACTTTGCTGAGGATAAGGTCCAAGATTTTTGTCATGGAGGACGAGTACCAGAACTCGAGCGAGGAACTGCATAATCCAAGAGTCAGCAACGATGGTGCCTCGTTGGACACATCAACATCCACTTTACGTGTGAAAAGGCTGTGCGAGAGATGGCTGGACAACTTGTTCATGCTTCTATACGAGGATTTGAAAACGTATACCATGTGGCAGAGTGAGCAACTGTATTTTGAAGCTCAAAATTCAAGCTATACCAAGTTGACCTTCGAGTGGGAGTTGTATGGGTTATGCGCAAGAAGATTGGGCCACTTTCCTGAAGCTGCTAGGTCGTTCCAGCAAGGGCTACTGCAAAGGTTCTCCCCACAGTCGGCAAGGAAACTTCTCGAGTACTGCGTGAACGAAAGGGAACGCGTCAGACAGCTGTCGAACGTGCCGAACTCGAAGATGACCTCCAGCCAGATAATGACGCGTGTCAGCGAGCTGGACAGCAGCATCATCGACCTGTGTGTTAAGATCTACTGTTGGAACCACAGATGGTACATCGAGTTCTCGAGACAAGTGATACAGTCGATGGCTGTCGTGATACAAGACCTGGGGATAACAAAAGTCTCGAACGAAATCGCGTCCAAATACCCGGAGACGGTCGCCAAACTGATGAAGGACGACGTGCTGGATTTCTTCACAAAGTACACCAACGACTACTACGATCTATAA
- the MUM3 gene encoding Mum3p (similar to Saccharomyces cerevisiae MUM3 (YOR298W); ancestral locus Anc_8.768), with protein MGVLEFLQIHVLGTNYNWSGWNFRQWIFFSDTLLRIGVIVSTYYLLVVMQTVITFFVNCPITARAKNRVYGWIQPLPLVGNSIIGWARRVDDFVSVRLLDIINQMIKISRLLVQVIFIRSTFGKNENVVVFPTEESEEMMLFRQQKILTTLLIANHRSINDYILINYLILQGTGFLDPQTSLVSIAKRCWTDESFEFPEVEFLSWGTAINLPNLQFFKNLLLRDETVYVSKEDIKAELETGPNKIFALFPEVNILTTEISMMQRKLNDQYFPHVKKFYNVLYPRFPTFINTIRTFSELCFPKGGGDKKQHLSNSIKKIAGARKLIAGETVGTRTETNLSISEDNSNTRDKPAPKIERPAQINSYFYDITIVYYRPVLLENAHDHDRGKLKTVDGFQLEETIPSFLELLALPCDKTSSPVIVMVDVKRYEIESLLSLKNKKLEKWLELQWERKEERISQINSKIKLR; from the coding sequence ATGGGTGTCCTGGAATTTTTGCAGATTCATGTGCTGGGCACAAATTACAACTGGAGTGGCTGGAACTTCCGACAGTGGATATTCTTTAGTGACACACTTTTAAGGATAGGTGTGATTGTTTCCACGTACTATCTCCTTGTGGTGATGCAAACGGTTATAACGTTCTTTGTAAACTGCCCCATTACGGCGAGGGCTAAAAACCGTGTGTACGGATGGATCCAACCCCTACCGCTTGTAGGGAATTCAATAATTGGGTGGGCAAGGCGTGTGGACGATTTTGTTTCCGTTCGTTTGCTGGATATCATTAACCAAATGATAAAGATATCCAGGTTATTGGTTCAGGTGATTTTTATTAGAAGTACCTTTGGTAAGAACGAGAACGTGGTTGTTTTCCCCACGGAGGAGAGTGAGGAAATGATGCTGTTCCGCCAACAAAAAATTCTGACAACATTGCTTATAGCAAATCACCGTTCAATAAATGACTACATACTGATCAACTATTTGATTTTACAGGGGACCGGATTTTTGGACCCTCAGACTAGTCTGGTTTCCATTGCTAAAAGATGCTGGACTGACGAAAGTTTCGAATTCCCGGAGGTTGAATTTCTATCTTGGGGGACCGCGATAAATTTACCGAATTTacagttcttcaagaacttgctACTTAGGGATGAAACAGTTTACGTGTCCAAAGAAGATATTAAAGCCGAGTTGGAGACGGGACCTAACAAAATCTTTGCATTATTCCCAGAGGTGAATATTTTGACGACTGAAATAAGTATGATGCAAAGAAAGTTGAACGACCAATACTTCCCTCACGTCAAAAAATTCTACAATGTACTGTACCCTCGATTCCCAACTTTCATCAATACGATAAGAACCTTTTCTGAGCTGTGTTTTCCGAAGGGAGGAGGTGACAAGAAACAACACCTATCCAACTCTATCAAGAAAATCGCTGGTGCGAGAAAGCTTATTGCGGGGGAAACAGTGGGGacaagaacagaaacaaaTCTAAGTATATCGGAGGATAATTCAAATACAAGGGACAAACCCGcaccaaaaattgaaagacCAGCACAAATCAACAGTTACTTTTACGATATTACTATTGTTTACTACCGACCCGTGTTGCTGGAAAACGCTCACGATCATGACAGGGGGAAGTTAAAGACAGTTGACGGATTTCAATTGGAGGAAACAATCCCATCATTTCTAGAATTGCTTGCCCTACCATGCGACAAGACCAGCTCCCCTGTAATCGTTATGGTAGACGTGAAAAGGTACGAAATTGAATCCCTTTTgtccttgaagaacaaaaaactggaaaaatgGTTAGAATTGCAATGGGAACGGAAGGAGGAACGGATCTCCCAAATTAACTCGAAGATAAAGCTGAGATAA
- the RAX1 gene encoding Rax1p (similar to Saccharomyces cerevisiae RAX1 (YOR301W); ancestral locus Anc_8.774), whose protein sequence is MDRNFAQIQKERLPTLYEVLIQKSGAPLDLWSFYTYLSQFPFAINYLDFWIDLMAHIRLCKDFIKGVRRSIGEAAERNEEQQGGGGADDTASVTTSVLMQTIMEEAQLDLNRPDDVYSFFRNSHQQDGLGDNLRASSRYSARVSQMLDEWNGRTSHRYTGHSVDISNGNLTTLMDEFLNEHSKTRGDGGAYITTKQLLHNATHMCRTYLISREESERYLTNIPTEIREYILVGVLDAKKYDPGIFDDLKTLTYQFLEIDCFPKFLSQVALHNLHDEISNWRFNKLDSTKYSGGGGALTGDPEKDAVGYRGAHTPFSNYTTLSRILFGLLWLGIGFWIGYTLIFLKYSRAIRVVTVVPFALGCYYCICGLYQVDIIYSIFGVTQRLLQRETAAAGEDPPTHTDATTAKVPSLLVLFGGRGRLLKIEHEFTRRLLLRRGLWCLLLVTFSTAAFTVIFSCVPGYRV, encoded by the coding sequence ATGGATAGGAACTTTGCTCAAATACAGAAGGAGCGGCTCCCCACTCTCTATGAGGTGCTGATACAGAAGAGCGGTGCTCCGCTGGACCTTTGGTCTTTCTACACTTACTTGTCGCAGTTCCCGTTTGCAATTAATTACTTGGATTTCTGGATTGACTTGATGGCACATATACGACTCTGCAAAGATTTTATCAAGGGTGTCCGACGATCGATTGGCGAGGCTGCGGAGAGAAACGAGGAGCAACAGGGTGGTGGTGGCGCTGATGACACAGCGTCAGTTACAACGAGTGTTTTAATGCAGACGATAATGGAGGAGGCACAGTTGGACCTCAACAGACCTGACGACGTTTACTCGTTTTTCCGCAACAGTCACCAGCAGGACGGTCTTGGCGATAATCTCAGAGCAAGTTCGCGATACTCGGCAAGAGTGTCACAGATGCTGGACGAGTGGAACGGGAGGACGAGTCACAGGTACACGGGCCATAGCGTGGATATTTCGAACGGGAACTTGACGACGCTGATGGACGAGTTTTTAAACGAGCATAGCAAGACGCGGGGCGATGGGGGGGCCTACATCACTACAAAACAACTACTGCATAACGCGACACACATGTGTCGAACGTATCTGATATCGAGGGAGGAGAGCGAACGATACTTGACGAACATTCCAACGGAGATCCGCGAGTACATTCTTGTAGGGGTCCTGGACGCCAAGAAGTACGACCCTGGTATCTTTGATGACTTGAAGACTCTGACGTACCAGTTCTTAGAGATAGACTGTTTCCCAAAATTTTTGAGCCAAGTGGCACTGCACAATTTACACGATGAGATATCCAATTGGCGATTTAATAAATTGGACAGCACCAAGTacagtggtggtggtggcgcACTCACGGGGGACCCTGAGAAGGATGCTGTCGGTTACCGCGGTGCACACACGCCGTTTTCAAACTACACGACCCTCAGCCGGATCCTGTTCGGACTGCTGTGGCTTGGAATCGGGTTTTGGATCGGATACACACTAATTTTTCTCAAGTACAGCCGTGCCATCAGAGTCGTCACCGTGGTACCGTTTGCTCTGGGCTGTTACTACTGCATCTGCGGCCTGTACCAGGTCGATATCATATATTCCATATTCGGCGTCACACAGAGACTACTACAGAgggaaacagcagcagcaggggaAGACCCGCCAACTCACACTGACGCCACTACTGCTAAAGTACCCTCTTTACTCGTTCTTTTCGGTGGCCGTGGCAGACTCCTCAAGATCGAGCACGAGTTCACAAGAAGACTGCTGCTGCGCCGCGGCCTGTGGTGTCTGCTGCTCGTGACGTTCTCGACCGCAGCTTTCACCGTCATCTTCAGTTGCGTCCCAGGTTACCGTGTGTGA
- the CPA1 gene encoding carbamoyl-phosphate synthase (glutamine-hydrolyzing) CPA1 (similar to Saccharomyces cerevisiae CPA1 (YOR303W); ancestral locus Anc_8.776) → MSSVNQSTKATFAIENGPVFNGVSFGANKSVSGEAVFTTSLVGYPESMTDPSYRGQILVFTQPLIGNYGVPSGEARDEFNLLKYFESPHIHVVGIIVAEYAYQYSHWTAVESLAQWCQREGVAAVTGVDTREIVQFLREEGSSLGRITIGNDNPVKYTNPMANNLVQQVTTKQPFHVPAICADPVANIALIDCGVKENIIRCLVRRGANVTVFPYDYKIQDVADKFDGLFLSNGPGNPEMCSATVENLKVLLADERFVNLPIFGICLGHQLLALASGATTKKMKYGNRAHNIPAMDLTTGQCHITSQNHGYAVDPATLPEDQWQPYFVNLNDGSNEGMIHLTRPIFSTQFHPEAKGGPLDTDILFDKFFQNIEVSKQEKKQGEAAISKLPLERQLNMNGGIIAKERVLA, encoded by the coding sequence ATGTCTTCTGTTAATCAATCTACCAAAGCTACTTTTGCTATTGAAAATGGGCCTGTATTTAATGGTGTTTCGTTTGGGGCCAACAAGTCTGTCTCTGGTGAAGCCGTCTTCACAACCTCTTTGGTCGGCTACCCAGAGTCCATGACTGACCCTTCCTATCGTGGCCAGATATTGGTTTTCACCCAGCCGTTGATCGGCAACTACGGTGTCCCCTCCGGGGAGGCTCGTGACGAGTTCAAccttttgaaatatttcGAATCCCCTCATATCCACGTCGTGGGGATCATTGTCGCCGAGTACGCCTACCAGTACAGTCACTGGACCGCTGTCGAGTCTCTGGCTCAATGGTGTCAAAGAGAGGGTGTCGCGGCCGTTACGGGCGTCGACACAAGAGAGATTGTGCAATTCTTGAGGGAGGAAGGTTCCTCCCTGGGGAGAATCACCATCGGAAACGACAACCCAGTTAAGTACACTAACCCAATGGCGAACAATCTCGTGCAACAAGTCACGACAAAGCAACCGTTCCACGTCCCGGCGATCTGTGCGGACCCTGTTGCCAACATTGCTTTGATTGACTGCGGTGTCAAGGAAAACATCATCAGGTGTCTTGTTAGAAGAGGTGCAAACGTCACTGTGTTCCCCTACGATTACAAGATTCAAGATGTAGCCGATAAATTCGATGGCCTGTTCTTGTCGAATGGTCCAGGTAACCCTGAGATGTGCTCTGCGACCGTGgagaacttgaaagtgttgcTCGCTGACGAGAGGTTCGTCAACTTGCCCATCTTCGGGATCTGTCTCGGCCACCAACTGCTTGCCCTAGCGTCCGGCGCGACTAcaaagaagatgaagtACGGGAACAGAGCCCACAACATCCCCGCTATGGACTTGACCACTGGCCAGTGCCACATCACCTCTCAGAACCACGGGTACGCAGTAGACCCTGCGACTCTACCGGAGGACCAATGGCAGCCATACTTCGTCAACCTGAACGACGGGTCCAACGAGGGTATGATACACTTGACAAGACCTATATTTTCCACACAGTTCCACCCAGAGGCAAAGGGTGGTCCCTTGGATACCGATATCCTGTTCGACAAGTTCTTCCAGAATATCGAGGTCTCaaagcaagaaaagaagcaaGGCGAAGCCGCCATCAGCAAGCTGCCCCTCGAAAGACAGCTCAACATGAACGGCGGCATCATCGCCAAGGAGAGAGTCCTCGCTTAG
- the ISW2 gene encoding DNA translocase (similar to Saccharomyces cerevisiae ISW2 (YOR304W); ancestral locus Anc_8.778) translates to MSSEKKQRYLLNVDPKIAKQRDDKSDTLKRFKHLLSLTDLFLHFISLKSKHDKSLQKLLKNYQEVHSTTGSNGKKEYVSRHHRKSEKEEDAELMAEEEGGGEDEYNTEDFVTESPKFVEGGTLRDYQIQGLNWLISLHENKLSGILADEMGLGKTLQTIAFLGYLRYVKNVEGPFLVVVPKSTLDNWRREFNKWTPEVTAVVLQGDKESRGEIMNDVVMEAKFDVLITSYEMIIREKNILKKFAWQYIIIDEAHRIKNEQSALSQIIRLFYSKNRLLITGTPLQNNLHELWALLNFLLPDVFGDSEVFDEWFAENNTEQDQEVLVQQLHAVLNPFLLRRVKADVEKSLLPKIETNVYVGMTDMQVQWYKSLLERDIDAVNGAVGKREGKTRLLNIVMQLRKCCNHPYLFEGAEPGPPYTTDEHLIFNSGKMIILDKLLKRLKEKGSRVLIFSQMSRLLDILEDYCYFRDLEYCRIDGSTAHEERIEAIDDYNKPDSDKFVFLLTTRAGGLGINLVTADTVILFDSDWNPQADLQAMDRAHRIGQKKQVHVYRFVTENAIEEKVIERAAQKLRLDQLVIQQGSGKKSANLGNSKDDLIEMIQFGAKNVFEKDSKKMTVDADIDDILKKGEQKTQELNAKYQALGLDDLQKFNEVENQSAYEWNGKNFQKKPVDKVVNWINPSRRERRREQQTYSVDDYYKEIIGGGSSKSSKMASNPKIPKAPKIVHGQDFQFYPKALDDLQTKEQLYFKKKVNYKVTSYDITGASDADSDDENETSKSKQSIDGKDIEERVKEEQARIDSAPKFTEEDESEKQRLISLAFTHWNKRDFLAFINACARYGRQNMESISHAIESKTPEEVRAYASVFWLRFNEISGYEKHLTTIENGEKKNRKLKIQEAVLRKKLEQYEYPLHEMMIQYPPNNARRTYNSLEDKFMLMTVSRFGLTDDRLYEKLKQEILLSDLFTFDWFIRSRTIHELSKRVNTLLTLIVRESESPEGLKKKRQRNPTKESSATPMLNSIASSATPTLRSEPTIEQRPNSEPELKKAKA, encoded by the coding sequence ATGTCCAGCGAGAAGAAACAGCGTTACCTGCTGAATGTAGACCCGAAAATTGCCAAGCAGAGGGATGACAAGAGCGACACGTTGAAGAGATTCAAACATCTGTTGTCCCTCACGGATCTATTCCTGCATTTCATATCTCTGAAATCCAAACATGACAAGTCGttgcagaaactgctgaagaacTACCAGGAAGTTCATTCGACAACGGGATCAAATGGGAAGAAAGAGTACGTCTCCAGACACCACAGAAAGTCAGAGAAGGAAGAGGATGCAGAGTTGATGGCTGAAGAGGAGGGGGGCGGAGAGGATGAGTATAACACAGAGGATTTTGTCACAGAAAGCCCCAAATTTGTTGAAGGTGGGACTCTTAGAGATTACCAGATCCAAGGTTTGAACTGGTTGATCTCTTTGCACGAAAATAAACTGTCTGGTATCCTGGCAGATGAAATGGGGCTCGGGAAGACTTTACAAACTATAGCGTTTCTAGGGTATTTGCGATACGTGAAAAATGTTGAGGGCCCCTTTCTCGTAGTAGTGCCCAAATCCACTTTGGATAATTGGAGGAGAGAGTTCAATAAATGGACCCCTGAAGTCACTGCTGTGGTTTTGCAAGGTGATAAGGAATCCAGAGGCGAGATTATGAACGATGTGGTGATGGAGGCAAAATTCGACGTTCTGATCACTTCCTATGAAATGATTATaagagagaagaacatCCTGAAAAAATTCGCCTGGCAGTACATTATCATAGATGAAGCTCATCGTATTAAAAATGAGCAAAGTGCTTTGTCCCAAATTATTCGTTTATTCTATTCCAAAAACAGACTGTTGATTACAGGCACCCCTCTACAAAACAATCTGCACGAACTTTGGGCACTACTGAATTTCTTGCTTCCAGACGTGTTTGGGGACTCTGAAGTATTCGATGAATGGTTTGCAGAGAATAACACTGAGCAAGACCAAGAGGTGTTGGTGCAACAACTGCATGCTGTATTAAACCCATTCCTTCTAAGAAGAGTAAAGGCGGATGTTGAAAAATCTTTGCTACCGAAAATCGAAACCAATGTTTACGTCGGGATGACCGATATGCAGGTTCAATGGTACAAATCCTTACTGGAGAGAGACATTGACGCAGTCAATGGTGCTGTGGGTAAAAGGGAAGGAAAAACGCGGCTCCTAAACATCGTTATGCAACTTAGAAAGTGTTGTAACCACCCTTACCTGTTTGAAGGGGCTGAACCTGGCCCACCTTACACCACGGACGAGCATCTAATTTTCAATTCTGGTAAGATGATCATTTTGGACAAATTGCTGAAGAGGTTGAAGGAAAAGGGGTCGCGGGTCCTTATCTTTAGTCAAATGTCCAGATTGTTAGATATACTGGAAGATTACTGTTATTTTAGGGATCTCGAGTACTGCAGAATCGATGGGTCAACCGCACACGAAGAACGTATCGAGGCAATAGACGATTACAATAAACCTGATTCTGACAAGTTCGTTTTCCTATTGACCACCCGTGCTGGTGGGCTTGGGATCAATCTGGTAACAGCGGATACAGTTATTCTATTCGACTCTGATTGGAACCCTCAAGCTGATTTGCAAGCCATGGATAGAGCACACAGAATAGGACAGAAGAAGCAGGTGCACGTTTATAGATTTGTCACCGAGAATGCAATTGAGGAAAAAGTTATTGAGAGAGCAGCGCAGAAATTAAGGTTAGATCAGTTGGTTATTCAACAAGGGTCTGGCAAGAAGAGTGCCAATTTAGGTAACAGCAAGGATGATTTGATCGAAATGATCCAATTTGGTGCCAAGAacgtttttgaaaaggacTCGAAGAAAATGACAGTAGATGCAGATATTGATGATATCCTGAAGAAAGGTGAGcaaaaaacacaagaaTTGAATGCCAAATACCAGGCACTAGGTTTGGATGACTTGCAGAAATTTAACGAAGTGGAAAACCAATCTGCTTATGAGTGGAACGGAAAGAATTTCCAGAAGAAACCCGTTGACAAAGTTGTCAACTGGATAAATCCGTCCAGGAGggagaggagaagagaacaacaGACTTACTCGGTCGATGACTACTATAAAGAGATAATTGGTGGCGGTAGCTCCaagagttcaaaaatggCGTCAAACCCAAAGATACCGAAGGCTCCCAAAATTGTTCACGGTCAAGACTTCCAGTTCTATCCAAAGGCGCTTGATGACCTTCAAACGAAAGAACAACtatatttcaaaaagaaggtcaaTTACAAAGTGACCTCTTACGATATAACGGGTGCGAGCGATGCGGATAGCGATGACGAGAATGAAACATCAAAGAGCAAACAGTCAATTGACGGTAAAGATATAGAGGAACGTGTGAAGGAGGAACAAGCCAGGATTGATTCAGCTCCAAAATTTACGGAAGAAGATGAGAGTGAGAAACAAAGACTAATATCCTTGGCATTCACGCATTGGAACAAGCGAGATTTTTTAGCATTTATAAATGCTTGTGCCAGGTACGGTAGACAGAACATGGAGAGTATCAGCCATGCAATTGAATCCAAAACCCCTGAAGAGGTTCGCGCCTATGCATCGGTATTTTGGCTAAGGTTCAACGAAATAAGTGGTTATGAGAAGCATTTAACAACCATTGAAAACGgggagaaaaaaaataggaaattgaagatcCAGGAGGCAGTGCTACGTAAAAAATTGGAGCAGTATGAATACCCGCTCCATGAAATGATGATACAGTATCCACCCAATAATGCCAGGAGGACATACaactctttggaagataAATTTATGCTGATGACCGTAAGCAGATTTGGACTAACGGATGACAGACTATAtgaaaagttgaaacagGAAATCTTGTTGAGTGACTTGTTTACATTTGATTGGTTTATCAGATCAAGAACCATTCATGAATTGTCTAAGAGGGTAAATACACTGCTGACTTTGATCGTGAGAGAGTCTGAATCCCCTGAGGgattgaagaaaaagagacaaagAAACCCAACCAAGGAAAGCTCAGCCACACCGATGCTAAACAGTATAGCCAGCTCAGCGACTCCAACTTTAAGAAGCGAGCCCACTATTGAGCAGCGCCCAAACAGCGAGCCAGAGCTGAAGAAGGCCAAAGCTTGA